In Argopecten irradians isolate NY chromosome 11, Ai_NY, whole genome shotgun sequence, one DNA window encodes the following:
- the LOC138334362 gene encoding transmembrane protein 230-like: protein MMPKKNAVDGQSAKYHKLTRTSDDGYIDLQFEKPPPKVPYKAILLAVVLFSVGSLLIIIGAMLLSGYIDAKYQDRTWPVLLIGALMFIPGAYHVRIAYYAYQGYQGYSYDDIPEFD, encoded by the exons ATGATGCCTAAAAAGAATGCAGTGGATGGTCAAAGTGCCAAGTACCACAAACTGACCAGGACATCGGATGATGGCTATATTGATCTACAG tTTGAAAAACCTCCCCCTAAGGTGCCATACAAAGCCATTTTATTGGCTGTCGTCCTCTTCTCGGTGGGAAGTCTCCTGATAATCATAGGGGCCATGCTTCTCTCAGGCTATATTGATGCCAAG TACCAGGACAGGACTTGGCCTGTACTTCTCATTGGTGCACTGATGTTCATCCCTGGGGCCTATCACGTCCGCATTGCTTACTACGCCTACCAAGGCTACCAGGGATACTCATATGATGACATACCGGAGTTTGATTGA